A genomic segment from Nicotiana sylvestris chromosome 1, ASM39365v2, whole genome shotgun sequence encodes:
- the LOC138873319 gene encoding uncharacterized protein, which yields MKQFADQRRTEREFQVGDMVYLKLQPYRQTFIALKKNLKLSSKYYGLFQVISRIGQVAYKLLLPPDSKVHPAFYISLLKKKVGTKVVVQTTLPTTRKKDNS from the coding sequence ATGAAACAATTTGCTGATCAAAGGAGAACTGAAAGAGAATTCCAAGTTGGAGACATGGTATATTTAAAGTTGCAACCTTATAGACAAACATTCATTGCGTTGAAAAAGAATTTGAAGCTCAGCTCCAAGTACTATGGTCTTTTTCAAGTCATCAGTCGCATTGGTCAGGTAGCTTACAAACTATTGCTTCCACCGGACTCTAAAGTTCATCCAGCGTTCTATATTTCCTTGCTTAAGAAAAAAGTAGGAACCAAAGTGGTTGTACAAACTACTCTGCCTACTACTAGGAAGAAGGATAATTCTTAG